From Chryseobacterium gallinarum, one genomic window encodes:
- a CDS encoding DUF6766 family protein, whose amino-acid sequence MSQPGFFYRNSLSLVLFALMMLSLTGQFFTGWTTENKELIENGMPPLRLGEYLYSGHFIQATFENWESEFLQMLLYVLLTVSLRQKGSSESKSLEKEEDVDKEPRPHPKAPWPVKKGGIWLAIYKHSLSLAFGLLFLMSFTLHFYGSFKDFNNEQLMKKQSPVTMMQYISESRFWFESFQNWQSEFLAVVSLVILSIWLREKGSPESKPVDMPHDETP is encoded by the coding sequence ATGTCACAACCTGGTTTTTTTTACCGCAACAGCCTGAGTCTGGTTTTGTTTGCTTTAATGATGCTTTCCCTTACAGGACAGTTCTTTACAGGGTGGACTACAGAAAATAAAGAACTTATTGAAAACGGTATGCCTCCTTTGCGGTTAGGAGAATACCTGTATAGCGGACATTTTATTCAGGCTACTTTTGAGAATTGGGAAAGTGAGTTTCTGCAGATGCTGTTATATGTTCTGTTAACGGTTTCTTTAAGACAAAAAGGTTCCAGCGAGTCCAAATCCCTGGAAAAGGAAGAAGATGTTGATAAAGAACCCCGCCCGCATCCTAAGGCCCCATGGCCGGTAAAAAAAGGAGGAATATGGCTTGCCATTTATAAACACTCATTGTCCCTGGCTTTTGGGCTTCTTTTTCTTATGAGTTTTACACTGCATTTTTATGGAAGTTTTAAAGATTTTAATAATGAGCAGCTGATGAAAAAGCAGTCTCCGGTAACGATGATGCAGTATATTTCAGAATCAAGATTCTGGTTTGAATCTTTCCAGAACTGGCAGAGCGAATTTCTGGCGGTTGTATCCCTGGTCATTTTGTCAATCTGGCTCCGGGAAAAAGGCTCCCCGGAATCAAAACCCGTGGATATGCCTCATGATGAAACTCCCTGA
- a CDS encoding chloramphenicol acetyltransferase: MKIVDIESWNRKEHFEFFSGMANPYFGFTTEVDCTKAYDIAKEKGYSFFAYYFHKSMVAANSVDELKLRILDGQVVQFDTVHAGSTIGRPDGTFGFSFTHFSADFEVFNTSLQKEIQEVHASTGLRLSNNRLGKDHIRHTTIPWNSFSAIVHPTDFNTNESVPKISFGKFSIRDGRKYLPVSIEAHHGLADGIHLAKYVEAFQKELNRE; encoded by the coding sequence ATGAAGATTGTAGACATTGAAAGCTGGAACAGGAAAGAACACTTTGAATTTTTTTCCGGTATGGCAAACCCATACTTTGGATTTACAACTGAAGTAGATTGTACAAAGGCCTATGATATTGCCAAAGAAAAAGGATATTCCTTTTTTGCGTATTACTTTCACAAGTCCATGGTGGCTGCTAATTCTGTAGATGAATTAAAGCTTAGGATTCTGGATGGCCAGGTAGTTCAGTTTGATACCGTTCATGCCGGAAGTACAATCGGAAGGCCGGATGGAACATTTGGCTTTTCATTTACCCATTTTTCGGCAGACTTTGAAGTTTTTAATACTTCTTTGCAGAAAGAAATACAGGAGGTACACGCATCTACGGGATTAAGGTTAAGCAACAACAGATTGGGCAAAGACCATATCAGGCATACAACAATTCCCTGGAACTCCTTTAGTGCTATTGTCCATCCTACTGATTTCAACACGAATGAATCCGTACCCAAAATATCCTTTGGAAAATTTAGTATCCGGGATGGAAGGAAATATCTTCCGGTTTCCATTGAAGCCCACCACGGGTTGGCAGACGGAATTCATCTCGCAAAATATGTGGAGGCATTTCAGAAAGAGCTCAACAGAGAATGA
- a CDS encoding helix-turn-helix domain-containing protein — protein MQNDNIKCGLTRKNNSYFVDTIPKEAYVWCEKNWKHDDNEHIHARSQLTFVEEGYQYFHIENKIHLVPQHHVIWIPSEKAHKITSEAQTVELMVFLFKTVFPEDFYQDVHVFAAPPVLKEMLLYASKWNKVLAENDEQDIFFRAILRSLPNFCKESNGLEIPVPADKRLIPVCQDISSNFKYHLNIDSLAEKAQMSVRSLQRIFKHETGITLQKYLQLTRILKSIELIDTRQYTLSEIAYKVGYQSLSAFTAAYFAVMKTKPKI, from the coding sequence ATGCAAAACGACAATATCAAATGTGGACTAACCAGGAAAAACAACAGTTATTTTGTGGATACTATTCCCAAAGAAGCCTATGTATGGTGTGAAAAAAACTGGAAGCATGATGATAATGAACATATTCATGCCCGCTCGCAGCTTACTTTTGTAGAAGAGGGCTACCAATATTTCCACATAGAGAATAAGATTCATCTTGTGCCCCAGCACCATGTTATCTGGATTCCGTCTGAAAAGGCTCATAAAATAACATCCGAAGCCCAGACGGTTGAGCTTATGGTCTTTTTATTCAAAACTGTTTTCCCGGAAGATTTTTATCAGGATGTACATGTTTTTGCAGCGCCTCCGGTTCTTAAAGAAATGCTGTTATATGCCTCGAAATGGAATAAAGTATTAGCTGAAAATGATGAACAGGATATTTTTTTCAGAGCGATATTGAGAAGCCTTCCCAATTTCTGCAAAGAAAGTAACGGACTGGAGATCCCTGTTCCTGCCGATAAGAGGCTTATCCCGGTTTGCCAGGACATCAGCTCTAATTTTAAATACCATTTAAATATCGATTCTTTGGCTGAAAAAGCACAAATGTCTGTAAGGAGCCTTCAGCGGATTTTTAAACATGAAACCGGAATTACTTTACAGAAGTATCTTCAGCTGACAAGAATTCTGAAAAGTATTGAGCTGATCGACACCCGGCAGTATACATTAAGCGAAATTGCTTATAAAGTGGGATATCAGAGCTTGTCTGCCTTTACAGCCGCTTATTTTGCCGTGATGAAAACAAAACCCAAAATATAA
- a CDS encoding Atu1372/SO_1960 family protein, protein MAQNKSKILVLIHSDNGGTYELAKEIAKGIESENTAVSYIKLVKSSQNPLLKDLPVATVDELTGYDGIAFGSPVYFGNISTGMSEFLSKTVQLWTAHALEGVPATVFMSAGSGAGKELALQAFWNTLAVHGMVLVSNGIRGTEELNKAIPQGNSVLGVTSMASLKDVERPTKGERHLAELQGKNFAKVTLALQGTHPPKTTVLHEHHVNFNDVLKQKNIVLPQVPKPAGNYQPFVRSGNLVFINQVALKDGKIFNAGKLGVDVNEQQVKEATKVTMLNVLSVLNEAVGGNLGKVKQCVQLTGIFNTKDDYTQHANLMNVASDLTVEIFGEKGKHARATLGASSIPVNSSVEIQAIFEVE, encoded by the coding sequence ATGGCACAAAATAAATCTAAAATATTGGTCCTCATCCACTCGGATAATGGAGGAACTTACGAATTGGCAAAGGAAATCGCCAAAGGAATTGAAAGTGAAAATACTGCAGTTTCTTATATCAAGCTGGTTAAGTCTTCACAAAATCCGCTCTTAAAAGATTTGCCGGTGGCCACTGTGGATGAGCTCACAGGCTATGACGGAATTGCTTTTGGTTCGCCGGTTTATTTTGGAAATATCAGCACGGGAATGAGTGAATTTTTATCTAAAACCGTTCAGCTATGGACAGCTCATGCCCTGGAAGGAGTTCCTGCGACAGTTTTTATGTCAGCAGGAAGCGGGGCCGGGAAAGAACTGGCTCTTCAGGCGTTCTGGAACACCCTCGCGGTACACGGGATGGTTTTGGTATCCAATGGGATCCGTGGAACGGAAGAACTCAACAAAGCTATTCCACAAGGAAATTCTGTTCTGGGAGTAACCAGCATGGCGTCGCTTAAAGATGTCGAGAGACCTACAAAAGGAGAAAGGCACCTGGCAGAGCTGCAAGGGAAAAATTTTGCTAAAGTAACATTGGCTTTACAAGGTACACATCCTCCAAAAACAACAGTACTTCATGAGCATCATGTCAACTTCAATGATGTTTTAAAACAAAAAAACATTGTTCTTCCCCAAGTTCCCAAACCTGCCGGAAATTATCAGCCGTTTGTACGTTCCGGAAATCTTGTGTTTATCAATCAGGTAGCCTTAAAAGATGGCAAAATCTTTAATGCCGGGAAGCTAGGGGTAGATGTTAATGAACAGCAAGTGAAAGAGGCAACGAAAGTGACTATGCTAAATGTTTTATCCGTTTTAAATGAAGCTGTAGGGGGTAATTTGGGTAAAGTAAAACAGTGTGTACAGTTAACGGGGATTTTCAATACAAAAGATGACTATACCCAACATGCCAACCTTATGAATGTGGCGTCTGATCTCACAGTTGAAATCTTTGGAGAAAAAGGAAAGCATGCAAGAGCCACTTTGGGAGCTTCTTCTATTCCTGTCAATTCTTCTGTTGAGATTCAGGCTATTTTTGAAGTGGAGTAA
- a CDS encoding 2,3-bisphosphoglycerate-dependent phosphoglycerate mutase, protein MEKLFLVRHGQSLWNLENRFTGWHDIDITETGIEEARKAGIALKGEKIDIAFTSVLIRAQHTLSVILDEIGHPDIPVIRDKALNERSYGSLEGLNKAETAQKYGDEQVYIWRRSYDVIPPGGESLKDTYNRVVPYFEREIVPLLKQGKNVLIVAHGNSLRALIMYLEHLSPEEILKREIATGIPLTYLFDENFHISRSVN, encoded by the coding sequence ATGGAAAAATTATTCCTTGTCCGTCACGGACAGTCACTCTGGAATCTGGAAAACCGGTTTACAGGATGGCATGATATCGATATTACTGAAACAGGAATTGAAGAAGCCAGAAAAGCAGGAATTGCTTTAAAAGGTGAAAAAATAGATATTGCTTTCACTTCCGTATTAATCAGGGCGCAGCATACTTTGTCCGTTATCCTGGATGAAATAGGACATCCTGATATTCCGGTGATCAGGGATAAGGCATTAAACGAACGCTCATATGGCAGTCTGGAAGGACTCAACAAAGCTGAAACAGCACAGAAATACGGGGATGAGCAGGTATATATCTGGCGCAGATCATATGATGTGATTCCTCCGGGAGGTGAAAGCCTTAAAGACACCTACAACCGGGTAGTTCCTTATTTTGAAAGAGAAATCGTACCTTTACTGAAACAAGGAAAAAATGTATTGATCGTAGCCCATGGCAACAGTCTCCGTGCATTGATCATGTATCTTGAACATTTATCCCCTGAAGAAATTCTGAAAAGAGAAATAGCCACAGGAATTCCGCTCACCTATCTGTTTGATGAAAATTTTCATATAAGCAGAAGTGTCAATTAA
- a CDS encoding ligase-associated DNA damage response DEXH box helicase encodes MTAFEHTNGFAIIQQWMADKGMSPFRFQVDTWQKFGKGYSGMVIAPTGFGKTFSVFLALISDFLNHPEEYKKGLKMIWITPLRSLSKDIAKAMQEAIDEIGLDWAVGVRNGDTDPKVRQQQVRKMPEILVVTPESLHLLLAQKNHESFFRNMKCIVVDEWHELLGSKRGVMVELGISQLRKYVPGLKIWGITATIGNLDEAMEVLIPYPVKKTKITAKEHKKIDIIPVFPDEVELLPWAGHLGHKLADKVVPIILESKSTIVFTNTRSQSEMWYQLLLDAYPDFAGQIAIHHSSIDAHLRIWIEENLSSGKLKAVVSTSSLDLGIDFKPVDTVIQIGSAKGVARFLQRAGRSGHSPFETSKIYCVPTHSLELIEVSALKEAVKKKVVEPREPQVLCFDVLVQFLMTLAVGDGFYPDETFTRIKNTFAFREILDEEWKSILEFLTIGGNVLKNYEEFHKIVIMDDGLYKVTSRKIAMLHRMNMGVIVSDAMLKVKFISGGYIGMIEEYFISKLKKEEKFILAGRTLEVAMIKDMTVYVRSAKGKALVPSYLGGRLPLSSDLGHFLREKLSHALNPKASEKELKFLHPLLVNQEENSHIPKEDEFLVELIRNREGYHLFMYPFEGRLVHEVMAALIAYRISKLAPISFSMAMNDYGFELFSDKEIPLTEENLQQILTRDHLMTDVIASINSAEMARRKFRDIAIISGMVIQNYAGQQRSNKSLQSSAGLIFKVLEDYDPGHFLIKQAYTEVFNMQLQEQRLVEAFKRIEKSQIVLKHSRSFTPLSFPIKVDSLRQTLSSEGLDARIKRMLKL; translated from the coding sequence TTGACAGCTTTTGAACATACGAACGGGTTTGCAATCATTCAGCAATGGATGGCGGATAAAGGTATGTCTCCTTTCAGATTTCAGGTAGATACGTGGCAGAAATTCGGAAAAGGATATAGCGGAATGGTCATTGCTCCTACAGGTTTCGGAAAAACCTTCTCGGTCTTTTTAGCGTTGATTTCGGATTTCCTGAATCATCCTGAAGAGTATAAAAAGGGCCTGAAAATGATCTGGATCACTCCACTCCGTTCTCTTTCCAAAGATATTGCCAAAGCCATGCAGGAAGCTATCGATGAAATCGGGCTGGACTGGGCTGTAGGAGTACGAAATGGCGATACTGATCCAAAAGTGAGACAGCAGCAGGTTAGAAAAATGCCTGAAATCCTGGTGGTAACTCCCGAAAGCCTTCATCTTCTCCTGGCACAAAAGAACCATGAATCATTTTTCAGGAATATGAAATGTATTGTTGTTGACGAATGGCATGAATTACTGGGTTCAAAGCGGGGCGTAATGGTAGAATTGGGGATATCACAACTTAGAAAATACGTCCCCGGATTAAAAATATGGGGAATTACGGCAACAATCGGAAATCTTGACGAGGCTATGGAGGTATTAATTCCTTACCCTGTCAAAAAGACAAAAATTACGGCTAAAGAACATAAGAAAATCGATATTATTCCTGTTTTTCCCGATGAAGTTGAACTTTTACCCTGGGCAGGACATCTCGGCCACAAACTGGCAGACAAAGTCGTTCCGATCATCCTGGAATCAAAATCTACCATTGTTTTTACCAATACCAGAAGCCAAAGTGAGATGTGGTATCAGCTGCTTTTGGATGCTTATCCTGACTTTGCAGGCCAGATAGCTATTCATCATAGCTCTATAGACGCGCATTTACGGATCTGGATTGAAGAAAATTTAAGCTCCGGAAAACTAAAGGCTGTTGTTTCCACTTCGTCATTAGATTTAGGAATAGATTTCAAGCCTGTTGATACTGTCATTCAGATCGGATCGGCTAAAGGGGTAGCCAGATTTCTTCAACGGGCAGGACGGAGCGGGCACTCCCCTTTTGAAACATCCAAAATTTATTGCGTTCCTACCCATTCCCTGGAACTGATTGAGGTATCAGCTCTAAAAGAAGCCGTAAAGAAAAAAGTAGTAGAACCCAGGGAACCACAGGTTTTATGCTTTGATGTATTGGTTCAGTTCCTTATGACGTTAGCCGTTGGAGATGGCTTCTACCCTGATGAAACTTTTACAAGGATCAAAAATACGTTTGCATTCCGGGAAATTCTTGATGAAGAATGGAAAAGTATCCTGGAATTCCTTACCATTGGTGGAAATGTTCTGAAAAACTATGAGGAATTCCATAAAATTGTCATTATGGATGATGGGTTGTATAAAGTGACTTCCCGGAAAATTGCGATGCTTCACCGGATGAATATGGGAGTGATTGTAAGCGATGCCATGCTGAAGGTAAAGTTTATTTCGGGAGGTTACATAGGAATGATCGAGGAATATTTTATTTCCAAATTAAAAAAAGAAGAAAAATTCATCCTTGCGGGGCGCACTCTTGAAGTGGCCATGATTAAAGATATGACGGTTTATGTAAGGTCAGCAAAGGGAAAAGCACTCGTACCAAGTTACCTGGGAGGAAGATTACCTTTAAGCTCGGATCTCGGGCATTTTTTAAGAGAGAAGCTTTCCCATGCTTTAAATCCTAAAGCTTCAGAAAAAGAGCTGAAATTTTTGCATCCGTTGCTTGTTAACCAGGAAGAAAATTCACACATTCCTAAAGAAGATGAATTTCTGGTAGAGTTGATCAGAAACCGCGAAGGTTATCATTTATTCATGTATCCTTTTGAGGGCCGTTTAGTGCATGAAGTTATGGCAGCATTAATTGCTTACCGGATCTCAAAACTCGCTCCCATTTCCTTTTCAATGGCGATGAATGATTATGGATTTGAATTGTTCAGTGATAAAGAAATTCCTTTGACAGAAGAAAATCTCCAGCAGATTCTGACCAGGGATCATTTAATGACCGATGTGATTGCCAGCATTAATTCTGCAGAAATGGCCAGGAGAAAATTCAGGGATATTGCCATAATTTCCGGAATGGTCATTCAAAATTATGCAGGACAGCAGCGCTCCAATAAATCTTTACAAAGCTCCGCAGGGTTGATCTTTAAAGTATTGGAGGATTATGATCCGGGGCATTTTCTCATTAAGCAGGCCTATACAGAAGTCTTCAATATGCAACTCCAGGAACAGCGTTTAGTAGAAGCATTCAAAAGAATTGAAAAGTCTCAGATTGTTTTAAAACATTCCCGTTCCTTTACTCCTTTAAGTTTTCCTATAAAGGTAGACAGTCTCAGGCAAACCCTTTCCAGTGAAGGATTGGATGCAAGAATTAAACGGATGCTGAAACTGTGA
- the pdeM gene encoding ligase-associated DNA damage response endonuclease PdeM produces the protein MYIVTKEISVQQNVFILTNQRAVFWEKEKALILSDLHIGKTAHFRKNGIALANHIMKSDLERLSVLIEYFQPQKFIVVGDLLHAGDNSDVDEFCAWRNQYPDLKLYLVEGNHDRLTDSLEKKLCLNHKTTSLHLDEFHFIHHFDPAQSGFQITGHIHPGIILPSSVKNIRLPCFVLSSNQLLLPAFSEFTGLDTKNIPQKGKYFVFTDSEIYEI, from the coding sequence GTGTATATTGTAACCAAAGAAATCTCCGTTCAGCAGAATGTTTTTATTTTAACCAATCAGCGTGCTGTATTTTGGGAAAAAGAAAAAGCTTTGATTCTTTCTGACCTTCATATCGGAAAGACAGCCCATTTCAGAAAAAACGGAATTGCACTAGCCAATCATATCATGAAAAGCGATCTGGAAAGATTGTCCGTACTTATCGAATATTTTCAACCCCAAAAATTTATCGTAGTTGGTGACCTTCTTCATGCCGGGGACAATTCTGATGTGGATGAATTCTGTGCCTGGAGAAATCAATATCCTGACCTTAAACTTTATCTCGTAGAAGGAAATCATGACAGGCTCACTGATTCCCTGGAAAAGAAGCTTTGTCTGAACCATAAAACCACCTCTTTACATCTGGATGAGTTTCATTTTATCCATCATTTTGATCCTGCACAATCGGGATTTCAGATAACAGGACATATCCATCCCGGGATTATTCTGCCATCTTCCGTAAAAAACATCAGGCTTCCCTGTTTTGTGCTAAGTTCCAACCAATTATTGCTGCCTGCTTTCAGCGAATTTACAGGATTGGATACGAAGAATATTCCTCAAAAGGGTAAGTATTTTGTTTTCACAGACTCGGAAATCTACGAAATTTAA
- a CDS encoding pyridoxamine 5'-phosphate oxidase family protein, which translates to MSTQNLTHLEAIRKIKELSENARICMFCTELGTIPVNARPMTLQETDDSGNLWFISSGTSNKNFEIKEDRRVQLFFMNNSNSQYLSVYGEASVYKDKATIEEKWSPLAKAWFDGKDDPNVTIIRVEPKETYYWDTKAGKLVSLFNFITSAITGNKTDNSDGVEGNALI; encoded by the coding sequence ATGTCAACACAAAATCTCACCCATCTGGAAGCGATCAGAAAGATCAAAGAATTGTCGGAAAATGCAAGGATATGTATGTTCTGTACAGAACTTGGAACCATTCCTGTCAATGCAAGACCAATGACCTTACAGGAAACTGATGACAGCGGTAATTTATGGTTCATCAGCAGTGGCACAAGCAACAAAAATTTTGAAATAAAAGAGGATCGTAGGGTTCAGTTGTTTTTTATGAACAATAGTAACTCCCAATATCTGTCAGTGTACGGGGAAGCTTCTGTTTACAAAGATAAGGCAACGATAGAGGAAAAATGGTCTCCGTTGGCAAAAGCATGGTTTGATGGAAAAGACGATCCCAATGTTACCATTATCCGGGTGGAGCCTAAAGAAACCTATTACTGGGATACCAAAGCTGGAAAACTTGTCAGCCTGTTTAACTTTATAACATCTGCTATTACCGGGAATAAAACTGATAATTCAGATGGTGTGGAGGGTAATGCGTTAATATAA
- a CDS encoding PPC domain-containing DNA-binding protein yields the protein MNTQNLKGNNWSARKVEFAYIVSVRNKSKIVETLTDFIKNQHITAGEVTGIGAVSEATLRFFNPSTKNYVDKTFKEQMEVTNISGNVSEIEGNPLLHLHITLGREDYTALAGHLLDATVRGAAEFIFYPLNTRVIKVKDEETGINLYDFEK from the coding sequence ATGAATACACAAAACCTCAAAGGAAATAATTGGTCCGCAAGAAAAGTAGAGTTTGCATATATCGTAAGTGTCAGAAATAAATCCAAAATCGTTGAGACATTAACGGATTTTATTAAAAATCAACACATTACAGCAGGTGAAGTAACAGGAATTGGTGCCGTAAGTGAAGCAACCTTAAGGTTTTTTAATCCTTCTACAAAAAATTATGTAGACAAAACTTTCAAAGAGCAAATGGAAGTGACCAATATTTCCGGAAATGTTTCTGAAATAGAAGGCAATCCACTGCTTCACTTGCATATTACCCTGGGACGAGAAGATTACACTGCCCTCGCAGGTCACCTTTTAGACGCTACAGTCCGGGGAGCAGCTGAATTTATTTTTTACCCGTTAAATACAAGAGTTATAAAAGTGAAAGATGAAGAAACCGGGATCAACCTCTATGATTTTGAAAAGTAA
- a CDS encoding ATP-dependent DNA ligase: MKHFAELINALETTNRTNAKIEAIIDYLERAPDEDKVWFIALFTGKRPKRNVGTNSMKEWALEITKLPFWLFQESYSSVGDLGETLSLILPPPQEKIEYTLAQWMNAIVDLKNKAEIQKKEFVLKSWNGLDYTERLIFNKLIGGSFRIGVSAKTLINALTKFSGQESSTLMHSLMGKWQPGEVSFNDLISAENINPDNSKPYPFCLAYPLEKELKDLGEPDEWQAEYKWDGIRGQIIRRNDEVFIWSRGEELVTEQFPEIKEAVSAMKSDFVLDGEILAVRDNIILNFSDLQKRLNRKTLSKKMLAEIPAEVFVYDLLELEGHDLREKPVSARRAMLEELLLNEAPKNIKLSRNINFEKWDDLHQIRESSREINSEGLMLKQKNSPYHSGRKKGDWWKWKVNPFTIDAVLIYAQKGSGRRSAYYTDYTFAVKNGDALVTIAKAYSGLTDKEIMEVSRFVTKNALEKFGPVRTVKAELVFEIAFEGIALSNRHKSGVALRFPRIVRWRKDKTVNDIDNLEEIKKLIS; encoded by the coding sequence ATGAAACATTTTGCAGAGCTTATCAATGCCCTGGAGACTACCAATAGAACGAACGCCAAAATTGAGGCTATTATTGATTATCTGGAACGAGCTCCGGATGAAGATAAAGTCTGGTTTATCGCTCTTTTTACAGGAAAAAGACCTAAGAGGAATGTAGGTACCAACTCTATGAAAGAATGGGCACTTGAAATCACAAAACTCCCGTTCTGGCTGTTTCAGGAAAGTTATTCTTCTGTAGGAGATCTTGGAGAGACCTTGTCACTCATCCTCCCTCCACCACAGGAAAAAATTGAATATACCCTTGCACAATGGATGAATGCTATTGTTGATTTAAAAAATAAAGCTGAAATTCAGAAAAAAGAGTTTGTATTGAAATCGTGGAACGGTTTGGATTATACAGAGCGTTTGATCTTTAATAAACTTATAGGCGGCAGCTTTCGTATCGGGGTATCAGCAAAGACATTAATCAATGCCCTTACAAAATTTTCAGGACAGGAATCCAGCACCCTGATGCACAGCCTGATGGGAAAATGGCAACCCGGTGAAGTGTCTTTTAATGATCTCATTTCAGCAGAAAATATCAATCCGGATAATTCTAAGCCCTATCCTTTCTGCCTGGCATACCCGTTGGAAAAAGAGCTTAAAGACCTTGGTGAGCCTGATGAATGGCAAGCCGAATATAAGTGGGACGGGATACGTGGGCAGATTATCAGGAGGAATGATGAAGTCTTTATCTGGTCACGGGGTGAAGAACTGGTAACGGAACAATTCCCTGAAATTAAAGAGGCTGTAAGTGCAATGAAAAGCGATTTTGTTTTAGATGGAGAAATACTTGCAGTAAGAGACAATATCATATTGAATTTTAGTGATTTACAAAAAAGATTAAACAGGAAAACTTTAAGTAAGAAAATGCTTGCTGAAATTCCGGCTGAGGTATTTGTTTATGATCTTCTGGAACTTGAAGGACATGACCTGAGGGAGAAACCGGTTTCTGCAAGAAGAGCGATGCTTGAAGAGCTGCTATTAAATGAAGCTCCTAAAAATATAAAACTTTCCCGGAATATTAATTTTGAAAAGTGGGATGATCTTCATCAGATCAGGGAAAGCTCTAGGGAAATCAATAGTGAAGGACTCATGCTGAAACAAAAAAATTCCCCGTACCATTCCGGCAGGAAAAAGGGTGACTGGTGGAAATGGAAAGTCAATCCGTTTACCATTGATGCTGTTTTAATCTATGCCCAGAAAGGAAGCGGCAGACGAAGTGCCTACTATACGGATTATACTTTTGCAGTCAAAAACGGAGATGCTCTGGTGACTATTGCAAAAGCCTATTCCGGACTGACAGATAAAGAAATTATGGAAGTGAGCCGGTTTGTTACTAAAAATGCACTGGAAAAGTTTGGCCCTGTACGAACCGTAAAAGCAGAACTTGTTTTTGAAATTGCTTTTGAAGGAATCGCTTTAAGCAACCGTCATAAAAGTGGTGTGGCCCTGCGGTTTCCCAGGATTGTCCGCTGGCGGAAAGACAAAACAGTTAATGATATTGACAACCTTGAAGAAATCAAAAAATTAATCTCATAA
- a CDS encoding ligase-associated DNA damage response exonuclease encodes MKLITLTNKGIYCPQGKFYIDPWRPVDMAVITHGHADHARWGMKKYLCHHFTKPILHQRIGTDIQCQSVEYGEIIMVNGVQLSLHPAGHIIGSAQIRLEYKGYITVISGDYKVQHDGLSTPFELVKCNEFVTESTFALPIYNWLEVEDLNKKLQNWVLKNRENNKTSVFIGYSLGKAQRIMKAVEGLGKIYVHQSIGKLNEAFETVGIDLPDYTVADFKERPKEMEHEIVIVPPALLDSNTIKKIPDHATAICSGWMQVRGARRWRSADAGFAMSDHADWKGLLETVKATEAEIVHVTHGQTEIFSKYLNEIGVNADVVETLFGEDEEESEKEIIENPES; translated from the coding sequence TTGAAACTAATCACACTTACTAATAAAGGTATTTATTGTCCCCAAGGAAAATTCTATATAGACCCGTGGAGGCCTGTCGATATGGCAGTCATTACCCATGGCCACGCAGATCATGCCCGGTGGGGAATGAAAAAATACCTCTGCCACCATTTTACCAAGCCTATTCTGCATCAGAGAATTGGAACAGACATCCAATGCCAGAGTGTGGAATATGGTGAAATAATAATGGTAAACGGTGTTCAGCTTTCTCTTCATCCGGCGGGCCACATTATTGGTTCAGCACAAATAAGGCTTGAATATAAAGGATATATTACTGTGATTTCCGGAGACTATAAAGTTCAGCATGATGGATTGAGCACTCCTTTTGAACTGGTAAAATGCAATGAATTTGTTACGGAGAGTACTTTTGCTCTGCCTATCTATAACTGGCTGGAAGTTGAAGATCTCAACAAAAAACTCCAAAACTGGGTACTGAAAAACCGCGAGAACAATAAAACATCTGTGTTTATCGGCTATTCACTGGGAAAAGCCCAACGGATTATGAAAGCTGTAGAAGGATTGGGAAAAATATATGTTCATCAATCCATCGGAAAGCTCAATGAAGCTTTTGAAACAGTGGGCATTGATCTCCCGGATTATACCGTCGCTGACTTTAAAGAACGTCCAAAGGAAATGGAACATGAAATTGTAATAGTTCCTCCTGCTTTGCTGGACAGTAATACTATCAAAAAAATTCCGGATCATGCAACGGCAATATGTTCCGGCTGGATGCAGGTACGGGGTGCCCGGAGATGGCGGAGTGCAGATGCCGGTTTTGCTATGAGTGATCATGCAGATTGGAAAGGGCTCCTGGAGACTGTAAAAGCAACAGAAGCTGAAATAGTACATGTTACTCATGGTCAGACTGAAATATTTTCAAAATACCTGAACGAAATCGGAGTGAATGCAGATGTAGTAGAAACGCTATTTGGTGAGGATGAAGAAGAATCAGAAAAAGAAATCATTGAAAACCCTGAATCATGA